A genome region from Hymenobacter tibetensis includes the following:
- a CDS encoding redoxin domain-containing protein, which yields MRRLLPFLLALAPLTTTAQSKPALPATFLVQGRLPGTTARMAYLYYKNGTQSIVDSTAVHEGYFQFKGVVPALPQAQLVLPAPGTPADRSEERLPVYLEKGTITVVGTKQVKNAAVEGTPLNHESTSLATQVRTFRAQLDALYAAYEALPAAERATPVAEAKLTQEANAIYEKRQQVYAAYLKAHPTTLYSLYVLESYVGPRPQASAYATLFGELAPSVRNSPYGKVLQERIAQLQRVAVGALAPDFSQAGPDGKPLKLSDLRGNYVLIDFWASWCGPCRQENPSLIKVYNAYKVKGFTVLGVSLDNASQRAAWLKAIETDGLPWPQVSSLTRPNPVALSYGVNAIPQNFLLDPQGRILAVNLFGEELPKKLAELLNKTN from the coding sequence ATGCGCCGCTTACTGCCCTTTCTACTCGCCTTGGCCCCGCTAACTACCACGGCCCAATCGAAGCCAGCGCTACCCGCTACTTTCCTCGTGCAAGGCCGCTTACCGGGCACCACGGCCCGGATGGCGTATTTATACTACAAAAACGGTACGCAATCAATCGTTGATTCCACTGCCGTGCACGAGGGGTATTTTCAATTTAAAGGAGTGGTACCGGCCTTGCCGCAGGCCCAGCTAGTATTGCCGGCCCCTGGTACGCCCGCCGACCGTTCGGAGGAACGGCTGCCCGTGTACTTGGAAAAGGGGACCATTACGGTGGTCGGCACCAAGCAAGTGAAGAACGCAGCCGTTGAGGGCACCCCGCTCAACCACGAAAGCACTAGTCTAGCAACTCAGGTCCGGACCTTCCGGGCGCAACTCGATGCCTTGTATGCTGCTTACGAAGCCTTACCCGCGGCCGAACGTGCTACTCCCGTGGCTGAGGCCAAGCTAACCCAGGAAGCAAATGCCATCTACGAAAAGCGCCAGCAGGTTTACGCGGCGTACCTCAAGGCGCATCCAACTACTCTCTACAGCCTCTACGTGTTGGAAAGCTACGTCGGGCCCAGACCCCAAGCCAGCGCTTACGCCACCCTGTTCGGGGAGTTAGCTCCCAGCGTCCGCAACTCGCCTTATGGCAAGGTGCTGCAGGAGCGCATTGCGCAGTTGCAACGCGTAGCCGTTGGGGCCCTGGCACCAGACTTCAGCCAAGCCGGCCCGGACGGCAAGCCGTTGAAGCTCTCGGATTTGCGCGGCAACTACGTGTTGATTGATTTCTGGGCCTCCTGGTGCGGCCCCTGCCGGCAAGAAAATCCCAGCTTGATCAAGGTCTACAATGCTTATAAAGTTAAAGGCTTTACCGTGCTCGGGGTATCATTGGATAACGCCTCGCAGCGGGCCGCCTGGCTGAAAGCCATTGAGACGGACGGCCTGCCGTGGCCCCAGGTAAGCTCCCTAACTAGGCCCAACCCGGTAGCCCTATCCTACGGGGTAAACGCCATTCCTCAAAACTTTCTGCTCGACCCGCAAGGCCGCATTCTGGCCGTCAACCTGTTCGGGGAAGAATTACCCAAGAAATTAGCAGAATTATTAAATAAAACAAATTAA
- a CDS encoding histidine kinase dimerization/phosphoacceptor domain -containing protein yields the protein MKYLLVLLSLLTFTVQAEPPYPLLSKGKADSLRRRLWQSPPDTNRVKLLVQLSFDLITKQYYSNKPIDSAAAYIRQAQALSQSLQYPAGLIDSDYARGYLLDRDWQEDEARKVIGQAVARSHEQHDRYREGMGWFLLNTTSGITLPTRIQYCERATQLFRAVHNQLREAQTLKEIADIHLLMGKPALAREELFHVLALYRACGHRELQYTFDLLAGASDALSNYKEALQYAQVGVQWAKSRQDTTMLQALYMRLGGVHQQLNQPEKTIQYYQLALRHATHYQNQNDNTVLNLNLAIAKNLLTLHRPQQALALVQQTNQALPTSNDFSRASVANAFISCYLATKQYQLANVWRRQLEVLATRPAVRENSRLQEGVYNYIGRCYLASHQYPQARTYFARSLAVGKITSNRTLMANSCLSLFQVDSAQGNLSSAIAYYKRYKAIQDSVFNENNSKQIAALQIQYDTEKRQQRIALLTKRNLMQQMTIRQREWQRNAVLGSAGLLFLVLGLGYNRYRLEQRSSRLLEQKQHALETQQVEINRKNEALKQVLGEKDQLLEERQELLVEKDWMLKEIHHRVKNNLQVVSSLLSTQSRHLHDPQAVAAIRESQNRVQVMALLHQKLYQADNIGRVNIVDYAREIVTYLVESFDRQQSVQTKLELAPIELETTLATPLGLIINEAVTNALKHAFPPPRRGTLTVRLAMLAPQLYQLTITDDGVGLPPSFDLKRSRSLGMVIIKGLSRQMDGQLAVTTADGVHLSLQFSTRKKPMYAETAT from the coding sequence GTGAAATACCTGTTGGTACTTCTTTCGTTGCTGACCTTCACTGTGCAGGCGGAGCCCCCCTACCCGCTACTGAGCAAGGGTAAAGCCGATAGTCTGCGCCGCCGGCTTTGGCAAAGTCCGCCCGATACCAACCGCGTGAAGCTGCTTGTGCAGTTGAGCTTCGACTTGATTACCAAGCAGTATTACTCCAACAAGCCCATCGACAGCGCTGCGGCCTACATCCGCCAAGCCCAGGCGCTTAGCCAGTCGTTGCAGTACCCGGCCGGTCTGATTGATAGTGACTACGCCCGTGGCTACCTGCTAGACAGGGACTGGCAGGAAGACGAGGCGCGAAAAGTTATTGGGCAGGCGGTGGCGCGCAGCCACGAGCAGCACGACCGGTACCGCGAAGGCATGGGCTGGTTTCTGCTGAACACTACCTCGGGCATTACGCTACCCACGCGCATTCAATATTGTGAGCGTGCCACCCAACTCTTTCGGGCGGTGCATAACCAGCTGCGGGAAGCCCAAACCCTCAAGGAAATAGCTGATATCCACCTGCTCATGGGAAAACCAGCCCTGGCCCGGGAGGAATTGTTCCACGTGCTGGCCCTCTACCGAGCCTGTGGCCACCGCGAATTGCAGTACACGTTTGATTTGTTAGCGGGGGCTAGTGATGCCCTCAGCAACTACAAAGAGGCCTTGCAGTATGCGCAAGTCGGTGTTCAGTGGGCTAAAAGTCGCCAGGACACCACGATGTTGCAAGCGCTTTATATGCGGCTAGGCGGCGTGCACCAACAGCTAAACCAGCCCGAAAAGACGATTCAGTATTACCAGCTGGCCCTGCGTCACGCCACGCACTACCAGAATCAGAATGATAACACGGTGCTGAATCTGAATCTTGCTATTGCAAAGAACTTACTTACCCTGCATCGGCCTCAACAGGCGTTGGCCTTGGTGCAGCAAACCAACCAAGCTCTGCCAACCTCCAATGATTTTTCCCGCGCTTCGGTAGCCAATGCATTTATTTCTTGCTACTTGGCCACGAAGCAGTACCAGCTGGCCAATGTGTGGCGCAGGCAGTTAGAAGTCCTTGCAACCCGTCCTGCCGTCCGAGAGAACAGCCGGTTGCAGGAGGGGGTGTACAATTATATTGGCCGCTGCTACTTGGCTTCTCACCAGTACCCGCAAGCGCGAACGTACTTCGCCCGGTCGTTGGCAGTTGGCAAGATTACCAGCAATAGAACGCTGATGGCCAACTCGTGCCTATCCTTGTTCCAGGTGGACTCGGCGCAAGGCAATCTATCCTCCGCCATTGCGTATTACAAGCGCTACAAAGCCATTCAGGATAGTGTCTTTAATGAAAACAACAGCAAGCAGATAGCCGCCTTGCAGATTCAGTACGACACCGAAAAGCGTCAGCAACGCATTGCCTTGCTGACCAAGCGGAACCTGATGCAGCAGATGACCATCCGGCAGCGCGAGTGGCAGCGCAACGCCGTATTGGGGAGTGCAGGCCTGCTGTTTTTAGTGCTAGGGCTGGGTTACAACCGCTACCGCCTCGAGCAGCGCAGTTCCCGCTTGCTGGAGCAGAAGCAACACGCGCTGGAAACGCAGCAGGTGGAAATCAACCGTAAGAACGAGGCATTGAAGCAAGTGCTGGGCGAGAAAGACCAACTGCTGGAAGAGCGGCAAGAGCTCCTGGTAGAGAAGGACTGGATGCTCAAGGAAATCCACCACCGGGTTAAAAACAACCTGCAAGTGGTGAGTAGCCTGCTCTCCACCCAGTCGCGTCACTTGCATGACCCACAAGCGGTAGCCGCTATCCGTGAGAGCCAGAACCGGGTGCAGGTCATGGCCCTCCTGCACCAGAAGCTCTACCAAGCCGACAACATTGGGCGGGTGAACATAGTCGACTACGCCCGCGAAATTGTGACCTACCTGGTCGAGTCCTTCGACCGCCAGCAGTCGGTGCAAACAAAGCTGGAACTGGCTCCCATCGAGCTGGAAACCACCTTGGCGACGCCCCTGGGCCTGATCATCAATGAAGCCGTAACCAATGCCCTCAAGCACGCCTTTCCCCCACCTCGGCGCGGTACGCTCACTGTCCGCCTGGCCATGCTGGCGCCGCAACTCTACCAGCTCACCATCACCGACGATGGGGTGGGCTTGCCGCCGAGCTTTGATCTCAAGCGCAGCCGCAGTTTGGGGATGGTCATCATCAAAGGCTTGAGCCGCCAGATGGACGGCCAACTGGCCGTGACCACCGCCGATGGTGTGCACCTGAGCCTGCAATTCAGCACCCGCAAAAAGCCCATGTACGCCGAAACGGCAACCTAG
- a CDS encoding sigma 54-interacting transcriptional regulator, whose amino-acid sequence MLAPVESAALVLVVEDEFLIANDLGDILESAGYQLLGLAESGAEARALVAQAQPSVVLLDIYLKGEETGIELAHWLNQQHIPFVFLSANLTDDVLAAAKVTEPFGFLNKPFRERDVLAALEIARYRHAHSQEARLRQQQQTQIAVNEVIVTLHDREQLCRAIATQVNQFVPIDVLNLCLSQPEEQTFYWMLLRRTSLGTFERVRLPELLGLATSSERLSMLAHPTAAELGERQGIFSGVAFETLRQEFSMARALSENFGIQSMAFFPVVLQQRTFTSLQLGTTAAAGFTADDYAAISLIIPQIALALDNLLAYEELESRRQVKATELTIASAFRNGRDIADIAPQVAAAINELLPLDLLSFYRVGRVLRHPSAMDATVGNLGGHFQLLPLEAMPLPDSAEQAARLLAGMDSWLQEPLLNVGEAAAQARELNPVTRYYGNLLQLKSSMSVPIRLKDQPAIVLIIASKAAYAFTSKDLRLLQELAEQLAVALDNLLAYERIRLLSEQLEQENTYLSEELKTSHNFEEIIGTSPALLAVLRGVAQVAPTDATVLLLGETGTGKELIARAVHNRSTRKARTMIKVNCAALPPQLMESELFGHEKGSYTGATERRVGKFELAHGSTIFLDEIGELPLELQAKLLRVLQEKEIERIGGKGPFPVDARIIAATNRSLQEEVAAGRFRADLYYRLNVFPLVLPPLRTRPDDLLPLAAYFLHKLSQKLGKPFTSIANTSLQQIQHYAWPGNIRELENVLERAAILSAPPTLVLAEPLVLSAAPRSEIKPMQDTMRETILAALTQTNYRIRGPRGAAVLLGVKATTLEARMKKLGIASRKESQAE is encoded by the coding sequence ATGCTTGCACCCGTCGAATCCGCTGCCCTGGTCCTTGTTGTGGAAGACGAATTCTTGATTGCCAATGACTTAGGCGACATCCTGGAAAGCGCGGGCTACCAGCTGCTGGGGTTGGCTGAGTCGGGCGCGGAGGCGCGGGCCCTGGTGGCTCAAGCGCAACCTAGTGTGGTATTGCTGGATATCTATCTGAAAGGCGAGGAAACCGGCATCGAGCTGGCGCACTGGCTCAACCAGCAGCACATACCCTTTGTGTTCCTGTCGGCCAACCTAACCGACGACGTGTTGGCCGCGGCGAAGGTGACCGAGCCATTTGGCTTTCTCAACAAGCCTTTCCGCGAGCGGGACGTGCTGGCGGCCCTCGAAATAGCGCGCTACCGCCACGCCCATAGCCAAGAAGCCAGACTGCGCCAACAGCAGCAAACCCAGATTGCCGTCAATGAGGTGATTGTCACGCTCCACGACCGGGAGCAGCTCTGCCGGGCTATTGCCACGCAAGTCAATCAGTTCGTGCCCATCGACGTACTCAATCTGTGCCTCAGCCAGCCCGAGGAGCAGACTTTTTACTGGATGCTACTGCGCCGCACCTCCCTTGGCACGTTCGAGCGGGTGCGCCTGCCGGAACTACTCGGTCTGGCTACTTCCTCGGAACGGCTAAGTATGCTCGCGCACCCCACGGCCGCCGAGCTAGGCGAGCGGCAGGGAATTTTCAGTGGCGTGGCTTTCGAGACTTTGAGGCAGGAATTCAGTATGGCCCGGGCGCTAAGCGAGAACTTTGGGATTCAATCCATGGCGTTTTTTCCAGTGGTGTTGCAGCAGCGCACCTTCACCAGTCTGCAACTAGGCACCACGGCCGCCGCTGGGTTCACGGCCGATGATTACGCGGCCATCAGCCTCATCATCCCGCAAATTGCCTTGGCTTTGGACAACCTCCTGGCGTACGAGGAATTGGAAAGCCGGCGGCAGGTGAAGGCTACCGAGTTAACCATTGCCAGTGCGTTCCGCAACGGCCGCGACATTGCCGACATAGCCCCCCAAGTCGCGGCGGCCATCAACGAATTGCTGCCCCTCGACCTGCTCAGCTTCTACCGGGTAGGGCGCGTGTTGCGGCACCCAAGCGCAATGGATGCCACCGTAGGCAACCTAGGTGGCCACTTCCAGCTGCTGCCCTTGGAAGCCATGCCCCTGCCCGACAGTGCCGAGCAGGCCGCCCGCCTCTTAGCTGGCATGGACTCCTGGCTGCAAGAACCCTTGCTCAACGTCGGGGAGGCTGCCGCGCAAGCGCGTGAGCTAAACCCGGTGACCCGCTACTACGGCAACTTGCTGCAACTTAAGTCCTCTATGTCGGTGCCTATCAGGCTGAAGGACCAGCCCGCCATTGTGCTCATCATAGCCAGCAAGGCGGCTTACGCGTTTACGTCCAAGGACTTGCGGCTGCTGCAAGAGTTAGCCGAGCAGCTCGCTGTAGCGCTAGACAATCTATTGGCCTACGAGCGCATTCGCCTGCTGAGCGAGCAGCTGGAACAAGAGAATACTTACCTCAGCGAAGAGCTGAAAACCAGCCACAACTTCGAGGAAATCATTGGCACGAGCCCAGCGCTGCTGGCCGTGCTGCGGGGTGTGGCCCAGGTGGCGCCCACCGATGCCACCGTGCTGCTGCTGGGCGAAACCGGCACCGGCAAGGAACTGATTGCCCGGGCCGTGCACAACCGCTCTACGCGCAAAGCCCGCACCATGATCAAGGTAAACTGCGCGGCTCTACCCCCGCAGCTGATGGAGTCGGAGCTGTTTGGGCACGAAAAGGGCAGCTATACCGGCGCTACCGAGCGGCGCGTGGGCAAGTTTGAGCTAGCCCACGGCAGCACCATCTTTCTAGATGAAATCGGCGAATTGCCCTTAGAGCTACAAGCTAAGCTACTGCGCGTGCTCCAGGAGAAGGAGATTGAGCGTATTGGCGGTAAGGGCCCATTCCCGGTGGATGCGCGCATCATTGCCGCTACCAACCGCAGCTTACAGGAGGAAGTGGCCGCCGGCCGTTTCCGCGCCGACCTCTACTACCGGCTCAATGTGTTTCCGCTGGTGCTGCCGCCACTCCGCACCCGGCCCGACGATCTGCTGCCCCTGGCCGCTTACTTTCTGCACAAGCTCAGCCAGAAGCTAGGCAAGCCATTCACCAGCATTGCCAACACCTCTCTGCAACAGATACAGCACTACGCTTGGCCCGGCAACATTCGGGAGCTGGAAAATGTGTTGGAACGAGCCGCCATTCTGTCCGCGCCGCCGACTTTGGTGTTGGCCGAACCCTTGGTCTTGAGTGCCGCACCTCGCAGCGAGATAAAGCCTATGCAGGACACCATGCGCGAGACCATCCTGGCGGCCCTCACCCAAACCAATTACCGCATTCGGGGGCCACGCGGGGCCGCCGTATTACTGGGTGTCAAGGCCACGACCCTTGAAGCCCGCATGAAAAAGCTCGGCATTGCTTCCCGCAAGGAAAGCCAAGCGGAGTAG
- a CDS encoding Crp/Fnr family transcriptional regulator produces MQALRNYIDQQTRSTISDADFALVTAELLPYKLQKKQYLLQAGEVCRYQAFVVEGALRLYTVDARGTKQIHVLGVENMWLGDRESWSQLTPSRYYIDAVEDSQLLLINCPQAQELVRRVPLVAELVRIQDERNAIAAQKRLHDAIACSAEERYAAFVAQHPAYAQRFSQLMIASYLGISPETLSRIRTKLPPVHTPAAVGNS; encoded by the coding sequence ATGCAGGCACTACGCAACTACATCGACCAACAAACTCGCTCAACCATTTCTGACGCTGATTTTGCTTTAGTTACGGCGGAGCTGCTGCCTTACAAGCTCCAGAAGAAGCAGTATCTGTTGCAAGCGGGAGAAGTGTGTCGGTATCAAGCTTTCGTTGTGGAAGGCGCGCTCCGCCTCTATACCGTGGATGCGCGAGGTACCAAGCAAATCCACGTATTAGGAGTAGAAAACATGTGGCTAGGCGACCGGGAAAGTTGGTCGCAACTCACCCCTTCGCGCTACTATATTGATGCCGTGGAAGATTCACAGCTCTTGCTCATCAACTGCCCGCAGGCGCAGGAGCTTGTGCGCCGGGTGCCGCTGGTGGCCGAGCTGGTGCGTATCCAGGACGAGCGCAATGCCATTGCCGCTCAAAAGCGCCTGCACGATGCCATAGCCTGCTCAGCCGAAGAACGCTACGCCGCCTTTGTGGCGCAGCACCCTGCTTATGCACAGCGGTTTTCGCAACTCATGATTGCCTCCTACTTAGGCATTTCGCCCGAAACGCTTAGCCGCATCCGCACCAAGCTGCCGCCCGTCCATACTCCAGCCGCAGTGGGCAACTCCTGA
- a CDS encoding Crp/Fnr family transcriptional regulator codes for MQAFRTYIDVAISSPVSDEDFACICAAFVPKKLKKKAFLLQAGEVCKHFAFVLTGALRLYSVDDKGGEHVLSLGVENWWVGDRESCVLLTPSRYYIDALEDASLLLITHAHMQELIRTVPAMAELMRGLDHRHEIATRKRLEAAITSTAEERYVAFLAQHPSYAHRFPQHLIASYLGILPETLSRIRTKLLQAKTQPVELLS; via the coding sequence ATGCAAGCTTTTCGTACTTACATCGACGTTGCCATTTCCTCGCCCGTTTCCGACGAAGATTTTGCTTGCATCTGCGCCGCGTTTGTGCCGAAGAAGTTAAAGAAAAAGGCATTTCTGTTGCAAGCGGGCGAGGTGTGCAAGCACTTCGCCTTTGTGTTAACGGGGGCGCTGCGGCTGTATAGTGTGGACGACAAAGGCGGCGAGCATGTGCTCAGCCTGGGCGTCGAAAACTGGTGGGTGGGTGACCGGGAAAGCTGCGTGTTGCTTACTCCCTCCCGCTACTACATTGATGCGCTGGAAGATGCTAGCCTGTTGCTGATAACGCACGCGCACATGCAGGAGTTGATCCGCACTGTGCCAGCCATGGCCGAGCTGATGCGAGGGCTGGACCACCGCCACGAGATTGCCACTCGAAAGCGTTTGGAGGCCGCCATCACCAGCACGGCCGAGGAACGCTACGTGGCTTTTCTGGCGCAGCACCCCAGCTACGCCCACCGCTTTCCGCAGCACCTGATTGCCTCCTACCTAGGCATCTTGCCGGAAACGCTGAGCCGTATTCGCACCAAGCTGTTGCAGGCCAAGACCCAGCCCGTTGAATTGCTTTCTTGA
- a CDS encoding pirin family protein — MTKTIIAQVGGTNAKVGKLLVNRLLPSRMVAAVGPFVFLDHVYPVRFEPQVPKAPTGETAHPHRGIATFTYVLSGAVEHYDSAGHHGVVAAGGAQWMKAGWGVLHDENPSLNFQATGGVLHALQFWINLPARHKAEAPAYLALQPTAVPEMLLPEGAGSLRVLLGTLGDAASPVPTSSPQFLYHLQLSPKATFSLATKVGLDYAAFVPAEPILINGQPHGQSELVLFGPETGPITFTNPSIGPVSVLVFGGEPYPEPIVAQGPFVMNSHAEIATAYEDFFAGDYGQIHYEAVTSPQDLSPRITLL, encoded by the coding sequence ATGACCAAAACCATCATCGCGCAGGTTGGGGGCACCAACGCCAAAGTAGGGAAGTTGCTCGTCAACCGGCTGCTGCCCAGCCGCATGGTAGCCGCCGTAGGCCCCTTTGTTTTCCTGGACCACGTGTATCCCGTCCGGTTCGAGCCCCAGGTGCCCAAGGCGCCCACCGGCGAAACGGCCCACCCCCACCGGGGCATTGCCACTTTCACCTACGTGCTAAGCGGCGCCGTGGAGCACTACGACAGCGCTGGCCACCACGGCGTGGTAGCGGCGGGCGGCGCGCAGTGGATGAAGGCCGGCTGGGGCGTGCTGCACGACGAAAATCCCAGCCTGAATTTTCAGGCTACCGGCGGCGTGCTGCACGCCTTACAGTTCTGGATCAACCTGCCGGCTCGCCACAAAGCCGAGGCTCCCGCCTACCTAGCCCTGCAGCCCACGGCGGTGCCCGAAATGCTGCTGCCGGAAGGAGCCGGTAGTTTGCGGGTGCTGCTCGGGACGCTGGGCGATGCCGCCTCGCCGGTGCCCACCAGCAGTCCGCAGTTTCTGTACCACTTGCAGCTGAGCCCGAAGGCTACGTTTTCCCTGGCTACCAAAGTGGGCCTCGACTATGCCGCCTTCGTGCCGGCCGAACCTATCCTCATCAACGGGCAGCCCCACGGCCAGAGCGAACTGGTACTGTTTGGCCCGGAGACGGGTCCCATCACCTTCACCAATCCCAGCATCGGGCCAGTTAGTGTGCTGGTGTTTGGCGGGGAGCCTTACCCCGAACCAATAGTAGCCCAGGGGCCCTTCGTGATGAACAGCCACGCCGAAATAGCCACGGCCTACGAAGACTTTTTCGCCGGCGACTACGGGCAGATTCACTACGAGGCCGTTACGTCGCCCCAGGATTTATCGCCCCGAATCACCCTATTATGA
- a CDS encoding GNAT family N-acetyltransferase has product MNPAYQVLPLIDNAYDQQFELEVAAATALVQYQLHHQYLSLIHTEVPAALQGQGVGSALVEKVLHQAAERHLTVVPLCPFVAHYLHQHPDWYRLVAPGYRPASAQ; this is encoded by the coding sequence ATGAATCCAGCATATCAAGTTCTACCCCTTATCGACAACGCCTACGACCAGCAATTCGAGCTGGAAGTAGCGGCTGCTACCGCGTTGGTGCAGTACCAATTGCATCACCAATATCTTAGCCTGATTCACACCGAAGTGCCAGCTGCCTTGCAAGGCCAGGGCGTAGGCAGCGCCCTCGTGGAAAAAGTGTTGCACCAGGCAGCCGAGCGCCACCTAACCGTTGTTCCGCTATGCCCGTTTGTGGCGCACTACCTCCACCAGCATCCCGACTGGTACCGGCTGGTGGCCCCTGGCTACCGACCCGCCAGCGCGCAGTAA
- a CDS encoding NADPH-dependent F420 reductase has product MKIGTIGAGNIAQAFVRHAAHAGYEVVISSKSGPAALTELAATLGPGVKARTVEEAAQADLVLLSVPWGAVADVLNRVPAWKNQIVVDTTNAIHFPDFKPLDLGAKTSSEIVAEQAPGARVVKGFNTLGAALLAASPSEGSGQRVIFISGDDAAAKASVLELINKIGFAGIDLGGLAAGGQLQQFSGAFSGINLVKLPA; this is encoded by the coding sequence ATGAAAATAGGAACCATTGGCGCCGGCAACATTGCCCAGGCGTTTGTTCGCCACGCTGCCCACGCCGGCTACGAGGTGGTTATCAGCAGCAAATCCGGGCCGGCCGCGCTAACTGAGTTGGCCGCTACGCTGGGGCCGGGGGTGAAGGCTCGCACGGTAGAAGAAGCCGCGCAAGCCGACCTCGTGCTATTGTCGGTGCCGTGGGGTGCGGTGGCGGATGTTTTAAACCGGGTACCAGCCTGGAAAAACCAGATTGTCGTGGACACAACCAACGCCATTCATTTCCCCGACTTCAAACCGCTGGACCTGGGCGCCAAAACTTCTTCTGAAATCGTGGCCGAGCAAGCCCCCGGGGCACGGGTCGTGAAGGGTTTCAACACCTTGGGCGCGGCCCTGCTGGCAGCTAGCCCAAGCGAAGGCAGCGGCCAACGAGTCATCTTCATTTCCGGCGACGATGCGGCAGCTAAAGCCAGCGTGTTGGAGCTAATCAACAAGATAGGCTTTGCTGGTATCGACCTGGGTGGGCTAGCCGCTGGCGGCCAACTCCAGCAATTTAGCGGCGCCTTTTCGGGAATTAATCTAGTAAAGCTTCCGGCCTAG
- a CDS encoding alpha/beta hydrolase, with the protein MQAPPFATDQHLDPQVIEFLEVLNTGGPGLETLPIPDARQVLVGAQASATVDISGVETTQRTIEQDGYTVPLHIVRPTGTADTVLPVFIFIHGGGWVLGDFPTHQRMVRDLVVASGYVAVFVDYTPSPEAQYPQAINEIYAATKWVAEHGAEINVDGKSLAVVGNSVGGNMTAVTCLQAKEKGGPHIKLQILLWPVTNADFTTESYQLYGQDRFLTSPLMQWMWSTYTTDPAQRREIYVSPLNATREQLAGLPPALIQVAENDILRDEGEAYGRQLSEAGVPATTIRYNGMIHDFGLLNALADVPAVKSLFVHAAAELKKHLG; encoded by the coding sequence ATGCAGGCACCTCCTTTCGCCACCGACCAACACCTCGACCCCCAGGTAATCGAGTTTCTTGAAGTTTTGAACACCGGTGGTCCTGGCCTTGAAACTCTGCCCATACCGGACGCCCGCCAGGTGCTGGTCGGCGCGCAGGCCTCTGCTACCGTGGACATCTCGGGCGTGGAAACCACGCAGCGCACCATCGAGCAGGACGGCTACACCGTACCGCTGCACATCGTGCGCCCCACGGGTACCGCCGACACGGTGTTGCCCGTGTTCATCTTCATCCACGGTGGCGGCTGGGTGCTCGGCGACTTCCCCACTCACCAGCGCATGGTGCGCGACTTAGTGGTGGCGTCGGGCTACGTGGCCGTGTTCGTGGATTACACGCCCAGCCCGGAGGCGCAGTATCCGCAAGCCATCAACGAAATTTACGCGGCCACCAAGTGGGTAGCCGAGCACGGGGCCGAAATCAACGTGGATGGCAAGAGCCTAGCCGTGGTTGGTAACAGCGTGGGTGGCAACATGACGGCCGTTACCTGCTTGCAAGCCAAAGAGAAAGGCGGCCCGCACATCAAGCTACAGATTCTGCTGTGGCCCGTGACCAACGCTGATTTTACCACCGAATCGTACCAGCTCTACGGCCAGGACCGCTTCCTCACTTCGCCGCTGATGCAGTGGATGTGGAGCACCTATACCACCGACCCCGCGCAACGGCGGGAAATCTACGTGTCACCCCTCAACGCTACCCGCGAGCAGCTGGCTGGCCTACCCCCCGCCCTCATTCAGGTAGCCGAAAACGACATTTTGCGCGACGAAGGCGAAGCCTACGGCCGCCAGCTCAGCGAAGCCGGCGTGCCCGCCACCACCATCCGCTACAACGGCATGATTCACGACTTCGGTTTGCTGAATGCCTTGGCCGACGTGCCGGCGGTTAAGTCGCTGTTTGTGCACGCGGCGGCCGAGCTCAAGAAGCATCTCGGCTAG
- a CDS encoding cupin domain-containing protein, whose translation MNQSFWLLGTLTRILANHETTEGRYDLIEGTFQPGVATPLHRHTTYSEHLFVLEGEFTVHTETEVVVLKPGENFLVPRGTVHAVVSGPALSRGLVVASPSGFARLIEAAGTVADATGLPPTTPPDVAAFAQASAEVGDEIIGPPPASSTPLA comes from the coding sequence ATGAATCAGTCTTTCTGGCTGTTAGGCACGCTCACGCGCATTCTGGCCAACCACGAAACCACCGAAGGCCGCTACGACCTAATTGAGGGCACTTTCCAGCCGGGAGTGGCCACGCCGCTGCACCGCCACACCACGTATTCCGAGCACTTGTTTGTGCTGGAAGGCGAGTTTACCGTGCACACCGAAACCGAGGTAGTGGTGCTGAAACCAGGCGAAAACTTCCTTGTCCCGCGCGGCACGGTCCATGCCGTAGTGAGTGGCCCGGCCCTTTCGCGCGGGCTGGTAGTGGCCTCACCCAGTGGCTTTGCCCGCCTCATTGAAGCCGCGGGTACGGTGGCCGATGCCACGGGTCTACCGCCCACTACCCCCCCCGATGTGGCGGCGTTTGCCCAAGCGTCGGCCGAGGTAGGCGATGAAATAATAGGACCGCCCCCAGCCAGTAGTACGCCGCTGGCGTAG